In the Vulpes vulpes isolate BD-2025 chromosome 12, VulVul3, whole genome shotgun sequence genome, AGAAAGAATGTTCAAACACCTTCGGAAATGGTTCATTGCTCACTTTTTTGGCCATTCTCGGCAAAGAGCAAGGCTGGTCTCCAAAGACGGAAGATGCAACATAGAGTTTGGCAATGTGGAGGCACAATCaaggtttattttctttgtggacATCTGGACAACTGTGCTTGACCTCAAATGGAGATACAAAATGACCATCTTCATTACAACCTTCTTGGGGAGCTGGTTCCTCTTTGGTCTCCTGTGGTACGCTGTGGCGTACATTCACAAAGATCTCCCTGAGTTCCATCCTTCTGTCAACCACACCCCTTGTGTGGAGAACATTAATGGCCTGACCtcagcttttctgttttctctggaaaCCCAGGTGACCATTGGGTATGGATTCAGGTGTGTGACAGAACAATGTGGCACTGCCATTTTCCTCCTGATTTCCCAGTCTATAATTGGGGTCATCATCAATTCTTTCATGTGCGGCGCCATTTTAGCCAAGATCTCCAGACCCAAAAAACGTGCCAAGACCATCACATTCAGCAAGAATGCAGTGATCAGCAAGCGGGGCGGGAAGCTTTGTCTCCTAATCCGAGTGGCTAATCTTAGGAAGAGCCTCCTTATTGGGAGTCACATATATGGAAAGCTCCTGAAGACCACAGTCACTCCTGAAGGAGAGACCATTATTCTGGACCAGACAAATATCAACTTTGTAGTTGATGCAGGGAATGAAAACTTATTCTTCATCTCCCCATTGACAATTTACCATGTCATTGATCAAAACAGCCCCTTCTTCCACATGGCAGCAGAGACCCTTCTCCAGCAAGACTTTGAATTAGTGGTGTTTCTAGATGGCACAGTGGAATCAACTAGTGCTACCTGCCAAGTCCGGACGTCCTATGTCCCGGAAGAGGTGCTCTGGGGCTACCGTTTTGCTCCCATAGTATCCAAGACTAAGGAAGGGAAATACCGAGTGGATTTCCATAACTTTAGCAAGACCGTGGAGGTGGAGACCCCTCATTGTGCCTTGTGCCTTTATAATGAGAAAGATGCCAGAGCCAGGCTGAAGAGAGGCTATGACAATCCCAACTTCATCTTGTCAGAAGTAAATGAAACAGATGACACCAAAATGTGACAGTGGCTTTTCAACGGGAGTAAAGCAGAGTCGTGAAGATACCTAGTGACTAGAAGTATTAGGAAGCAATCGACAGTTTGAGGGTATGAAATTAGGACAAGAGCCTTCAATGTCTATCAGGACCATGCCTCTGAACCCAACAGCCACCATCTTACAAGACACATAGCTCTACAAGGCAACTGCATCGG is a window encoding:
- the KCNJ1 gene encoding ATP-sensitive inward rectifier potassium channel 1 isoform X1 gives rise to the protein MDTSGRNMLRMLIRALTERMFKHLRKWFIAHFFGHSRQRARLVSKDGRCNIEFGNVEAQSRFIFFVDIWTTVLDLKWRYKMTIFITTFLGSWFLFGLLWYAVAYIHKDLPEFHPSVNHTPCVENINGLTSAFLFSLETQVTIGYGFRCVTEQCGTAIFLLISQSIIGVIINSFMCGAILAKISRPKKRAKTITFSKNAVISKRGGKLCLLIRVANLRKSLLIGSHIYGKLLKTTVTPEGETIILDQTNINFVVDAGNENLFFISPLTIYHVIDQNSPFFHMAAETLLQQDFELVVFLDGTVESTSATCQVRTSYVPEEVLWGYRFAPIVSKTKEGKYRVDFHNFSKTVEVETPHCALCLYNEKDARARLKRGYDNPNFILSEVNETDDTKM
- the KCNJ1 gene encoding ATP-sensitive inward rectifier potassium channel 1 isoform X2, whose amino-acid sequence is MFKHLRKWFIAHFFGHSRQRARLVSKDGRCNIEFGNVEAQSRFIFFVDIWTTVLDLKWRYKMTIFITTFLGSWFLFGLLWYAVAYIHKDLPEFHPSVNHTPCVENINGLTSAFLFSLETQVTIGYGFRCVTEQCGTAIFLLISQSIIGVIINSFMCGAILAKISRPKKRAKTITFSKNAVISKRGGKLCLLIRVANLRKSLLIGSHIYGKLLKTTVTPEGETIILDQTNINFVVDAGNENLFFISPLTIYHVIDQNSPFFHMAAETLLQQDFELVVFLDGTVESTSATCQVRTSYVPEEVLWGYRFAPIVSKTKEGKYRVDFHNFSKTVEVETPHCALCLYNEKDARARLKRGYDNPNFILSEVNETDDTKM